A genomic segment from Clostridiales bacterium encodes:
- a CDS encoding folate family ECF transporter S component has product MSEKKNFAQQEIAPCEDKTQPAEPKTKKSVAYFFSLDATRRAAYLAILIALAIVLKLFGIDLPVGKVSLFYIPCYLAGAFFGPFVGFTTGALGDLIGFIIKGGTPNPIITLGNGIMGFIVGVAFRIFPKLKPEIRLTIGVYISMLVCTLGINTLGLAVMYGSPSFTLWQNYLAQLAHGAIPRVLFQPIVITVNLIITTGLYYVLRKYLIKYLGFSQQKSS; this is encoded by the coding sequence TTGAGTGAAAAGAAAAACTTCGCTCAACAGGAAATTGCGCCTTGCGAAGATAAAACGCAACCTGCTGAGCCCAAAACAAAAAAATCGGTTGCGTATTTTTTTAGCCTTGACGCAACCCGCCGCGCCGCGTATTTGGCGATACTGATTGCCTTGGCGATAGTATTGAAATTGTTTGGAATTGACCTGCCCGTCGGCAAAGTAAGCCTGTTTTATATTCCTTGTTATTTGGCGGGCGCGTTTTTTGGCCCGTTCGTAGGTTTTACGACCGGCGCGCTGGGAGATTTGATCGGCTTTATAATCAAAGGCGGAACGCCCAATCCTATAATCACTCTCGGCAATGGGATAATGGGTTTTATTGTGGGCGTTGCGTTTAGGATTTTTCCCAAGCTAAAGCCCGAAATTAGACTTACTATAGGCGTTTATATTTCTATGCTGGTTTGCACCTTGGGAATTAACACATTGGGTCTTGCCGTTATGTATGGAAGCCCGTCTTTTACGCTTTGGCAAAATTACTTGGCGCAATTGGCGCATGGCGCCATACCCCGGGTGTTATTCCAGCCCATAGTAATAACCGTTAACTTAATAATAACAACGGGCTTGTATTATGTTTTGAGAAAATATTTGATTAAATATTTGGGATTTAGCCAGCAAAAAAGCTCCTAA
- a CDS encoding P1 family peptidase yields the protein MENVMIGHCNNDYTGVSVVIFPEGAVAGADVRGSAPGTRETDLLKCGNLVRKINAITLAGGSAFGLDATSGVMRFLYEKGWGFNTGKHVVPIVCGAVLFDLNDGKLHYPDSEMGYTACKNAKENNDQCGRVGAGKGATVGKILGLFSSSWGGVGVASVKIGQAEVGAIVAVNAFGDIFDCHNGRILAGAKLSLGEFLDTTNYMLNHDLSMYENKMGFNTTIGVVYTDAALDKEQVNKMASIAHDGLALSIRPVHTMLDGDTMFAASVGDKRAEFNSLCVGATEAVRLAVLNAVKPQIK from the coding sequence ATGGAAAACGTAATGATTGGCCATTGCAATAACGACTATACGGGCGTCAGCGTGGTAATCTTTCCCGAAGGCGCCGTCGCGGGCGCGGATGTGCGCGGAAGCGCGCCCGGCACGAGAGAAACCGATTTGTTAAAGTGCGGCAATTTGGTCAGAAAAATTAACGCCATAACGCTGGCGGGCGGCAGCGCTTTTGGGTTGGACGCCACAAGCGGAGTGATGAGGTTTTTGTATGAAAAAGGCTGGGGGTTTAACACGGGAAAACATGTGGTGCCCATTGTTTGCGGCGCCGTGTTGTTTGATTTGAATGACGGCAAATTGCATTATCCCGACAGCGAAATGGGTTATACGGCTTGCAAAAACGCCAAAGAAAACAACGACCAATGCGGCAGGGTAGGCGCGGGCAAGGGCGCGACCGTCGGCAAGATTTTGGGCTTGTTTTCTTCAAGTTGGGGCGGCGTAGGCGTGGCTAGCGTCAAAATAGGTCAAGCCGAAGTGGGCGCGATAGTCGCCGTCAACGCGTTTGGCGATATCTTTGATTGCCATAACGGCAGGATTTTGGCGGGCGCCAAACTAAGTTTGGGCGAATTTTTGGATACGACCAATTATATGCTTAACCATGACCTTAGCATGTATGAAAATAAAATGGGCTTTAACACCACTATCGGCGTTGTGTATACCGACGCCGCTTTGGACAAGGAACAGGTAAATAAAATGGCGAGCATAGCGCATGACGGGCTTGCCTTGTCCATCAGGCCTGTGCATACAATGCTGGACGGCGATACTATGTTCGCCGCAAGCGTGGGCGACAAGCGCGCCGAATTTAACAGCCTATGCGTAGGCGCAACCGAAGCCGTAAGGCTAGCGGTTTTAAACGCGGTAAAACCTCAAA
- a CDS encoding biotin--[acetyl-CoA-carboxylase] ligase, producing MIDKVLGILYQNIGEFISGEFIGKSLGVSRAAVCKAIRELKQKGLDIVSVSKNGHKLTGLNGCLDGDIISALTGKKTLFLEDCQSTNLEARKLLETAPIELVVATKQSKGRGRRGRDFVSYEGGVYMTYIIKPELAPAQSMLINLAAGLSVFDALTKYGFDPFLKYPNDIYINGKKVCGILTETLADFDMLQWAIVGIGINVNNDLPQDLKDKATSLALEKGQKFDRALIISDVIKNFDYYINQDIVMHYRKKCAMIGNEITIINDASCFAAKAVGLTQDGLLVINRQGKQEVAVGGEVSIKF from the coding sequence ATGATTGACAAGGTTTTGGGGATATTATATCAAAACATAGGCGAGTTTATCTCGGGCGAGTTTATAGGCAAATCTTTGGGCGTCAGCCGAGCCGCCGTTTGCAAAGCGATAAGAGAGCTAAAGCAAAAAGGCCTTGATATCGTAAGCGTCTCAAAAAACGGGCACAAGCTGACGGGTCTTAACGGTTGTCTGGACGGCGATATAATATCCGCGCTGACGGGCAAAAAAACGCTGTTTTTGGAAGATTGCCAATCAACCAATTTGGAAGCGCGCAAACTTTTGGAAACCGCGCCCATAGAATTAGTAGTTGCTACCAAACAGTCCAAAGGTCGCGGACGAAGAGGCAGGGATTTTGTTTCTTACGAAGGCGGCGTCTATATGACATATATTATCAAGCCCGAGCTAGCCCCCGCCCAATCTATGCTTATTAACTTGGCGGCGGGCTTGAGCGTGTTTGACGCCTTGACCAAATACGGTTTTGACCCTTTTTTGAAATATCCCAACGACATATATATCAATGGGAAAAAAGTATGCGGCATATTGACTGAGACTTTGGCTGATTTTGATATGTTGCAATGGGCGATTGTGGGAATCGGGATTAATGTCAATAACGACTTGCCGCAAGACTTAAAAGATAAAGCGACCTCGCTTGCTTTGGAAAAAGGCCAAAAATTTGACAGGGCGCTGATTATTTCGGATGTGATAAAAAATTTTGATTATTATATAAATCAAGATATTGTAATGCATTATAGAAAAAAATGTGCTATGATAGGCAATGAAATAACAATTATAAATGACGCCTCGTGCTTTGCGGCAAAAGCCGTTGGGCTTACCCAAGACGGATTGCTTGTAATAAACCGTCAAGGCAAACAAGAGGTTGCCGTAGGCGGCGAGGTCAGCATAAAATTTTGA
- the msrA gene encoding peptide-methionine (S)-S-oxide reductase MsrA encodes MKPKEIYLAGGCFWGVEEFFSRIDGVLQTYVGYADGKQQRTTYNDLKKTDHSETVYIQYDADKLTLEKLLDYFFLIIDPTSVNRQGNDIGRQYRTAIYYTDERDLDIIQKRVQAEQLKHNKPIVTEVKPINNFCLAEEYHQKYLKKNPGGYCHVDISLLDKIKS; translated from the coding sequence ATGAAACCCAAAGAAATATACTTAGCGGGCGGATGCTTTTGGGGCGTGGAGGAGTTTTTTAGCCGAATTGACGGCGTCTTGCAAACTTATGTCGGCTATGCCGACGGCAAGCAACAACGCACAACATATAACGATTTGAAAAAGACCGATCACAGCGAAACGGTATATATCCAATACGACGCGGATAAATTGACTTTGGAAAAACTTCTTGATTATTTCTTTTTGATTATTGACCCTACTAGCGTTAACCGCCAAGGCAACGATATCGGCAGGCAATACAGGACGGCCATTTATTATACGGACGAGCGCGATTTGGACATTATCCAAAAGCGCGTTCAGGCCGAGCAACTAAAACATAATAAACCCATTGTCACAGAGGTAAAGCCGATAAATAATTTTTGCCTTGCAGAAGAATACCACCAAAAATATCTAAAAAAGAACCCCGGCGGTTATTGCCATGTGGATATTAGCCTGCTGGACAAAATCAAATCATAA
- a CDS encoding DUF4363 family protein — protein sequence MNRGIVAIIVFVVLMTASILEMFYVEDRIKNLDSQIKILYEYMEQDKEHIDTPLNKQTISEIENQWNKDKIIFHFLFSHMQINELSYKITALNSHIHQNDYNMANTAAAAIIKNCEMILSYFYPTLQNIL from the coding sequence ATGAACAGAGGGATAGTGGCTATAATCGTATTTGTTGTTTTAATGACGGCGTCCATTTTGGAAATGTTTTATGTGGAAGACAGGATAAAAAATTTGGACAGCCAAATAAAAATTTTGTATGAATATATGGAGCAGGACAAAGAACATATTGACACGCCGCTAAATAAACAAACCATAAGCGAAATAGAAAATCAATGGAACAAAGACAAAATTATCTTTCATTTTCTTTTTTCGCATATGCAAATCAACGAGTTAAGCTATAAAATAACGGCGTTAAACAGCCATATCCATCAAAACGATTATAATATGGCGAATACCGCCGCCGCCGCTATAATAAAAAACTGCGAGATGATTTTGAGTTACTTTTATCCGACATTGCAAAATATTTTATGA
- a CDS encoding spore coat protein, translating to MGNLTEKDMLHDMLVLEKDIVKYYGSYLIEASCPELRKTLNQNLQASADDQFSVFNAMQSRGYYSVKDAPEQEVAQAKDKFGNMLGAMN from the coding sequence ATGGGTAATTTAACTGAAAAAGATATGTTGCACGACATGCTAGTATTGGAAAAAGACATTGTAAAATATTACGGCAGTTATTTGATAGAGGCCTCTTGCCCCGAGCTTAGAAAAACGCTAAACCAAAATCTGCAGGCTTCTGCGGACGACCAATTCAGCGTATTTAACGCCATGCAATCGCGCGGCTATTATTCGGTAAAAGACGCGCCCGAACAAGAAGTCGCCCAAGCCAAAGATAAATTTGGAAATATGCTGGGCGCCATGAACTAA
- a CDS encoding DUF421 domain-containing protein, translating into MFTIIIRVIIILLLVLFVIRMMGKRQIGEMQPIELVITYIIAEVACVPMSDPAIPLFYGIVPILTLFLLHYLISFLSRKSLKFRALIDGHSVMVIDPYGINYKALKQLNMNLNDLLEAARSQGYFDLSEIYYAMFETNGKLCIIPKAEYAPLKPSDVKLKPKQQTPPVSLIIDGKAINLNYFKITKQQLEKIIKAKTNKKIKQIAFAYADGQGFTYIQPKEGKYITANIKELKTSA; encoded by the coding sequence ATGTTTACTATAATTATAAGGGTAATTATCATACTCTTGCTAGTATTATTTGTTATCAGGATGATGGGAAAGCGCCAAATCGGCGAAATGCAGCCGATTGAGCTTGTGATTACTTATATTATCGCCGAGGTCGCCTGCGTGCCTATGTCCGACCCCGCCATACCCTTATTTTATGGAATTGTGCCCATTTTAACTTTGTTTTTGTTGCATTATTTGATATCGTTTTTGTCCCGTAAATCGTTAAAATTCAGAGCGCTCATAGACGGGCACAGCGTAATGGTGATAGACCCCTACGGCATTAATTATAAAGCGCTGAAACAACTTAATATGAACCTAAACGACCTTTTGGAAGCGGCCCGAAGCCAAGGCTATTTTGACTTGTCCGAAATTTATTACGCTATGTTTGAGACCAACGGAAAATTATGCATCATACCTAAAGCGGAATACGCACCGCTAAAGCCTTCCGATGTCAAGCTAAAGCCCAAGCAGCAAACGCCGCCCGTGTCGTTGATAATTGACGGAAAGGCGATTAACCTAAATTACTTTAAAATTACCAAACAACAATTGGAAAAAATCATAAAAGCCAAAACCAATAAAAAAATCAAGCAAATCGCTTTCGCTTATGCCGACGGGCAAGGGTTTACATATATACAGCCCAAAGAAGGCAAATACATCACCGCCAATATAAAGGAATTAAAGACTTCCGCGTAA